GCTGAGGAGGTTGTCCGTAGTTGCtactttgtttacttttatttgtatGCTCTTTCAAGGGTGACACCTAATTAGACTGGGTTggggtgattttccagttctttGTCACCCCATTGGAtttttagctttctgtttgcctGGTGGTTGTTCAGGTGGAAGGCACACACCTGTGTTTTGCAAGGATTGGCATTGAGGTAGTACTTTTTGACGGTCTTCCTTTGATGGTGGTAAAGAAATTTGATTGTGTGAAAATGCAGAGGTCATCTGCATATATGTACTTACAGATGTTCTGGTACTGCGGCTGGCCATTTATATAGATGTTAGATATTGTCGACGCCAGCACTGACCCTTGTGGAAAGCCATTGTTCTGTATCCTCTTTATGCTTTTTCTGCCTTCCATTCCTACGAAGAATTACAGACTTGTAAGCAATGCTTCAATGCTGTGGACTATGCTGATATTCCATATAGGTTAAGCCACCTTCAGAAGGAGTGATCTTTCGTTTACAGTGTCATATGCCGCAGTAATGTTGACAAAGACTGTACTGGTGATTTGCTTCATCTCGATCCCATCCTCGATGTATTGTGCTAGCTTTAATACTTGACTGCACCAGGATCGACCTGGCATAAAGCCAGGTTGGTCTGTCGACTGTTGTTCTTCAGCAGTTGGTTGGATACAGGCTAAGATCATTCGTTCATATAGTTTGTACACGATGCACAGTAAGGATATTGGTTGATAGCTTTTGGGAGATGATGGGTCTTTCCCTGGTTTCAACAAGGCTACTACTCACTACTCTTCCTTTTCTCCAAATCTTTCGGATTTAGAAGGTCATTTCATAGGAAGCTCCCATAGATGTGGCGAGACATATGACATATATTTTGGAAGCCTCCATAAGAACTGGCCTGATGTATAGTCAGTGACATATAGTCGTTGGTTTGGAAGAGTGGTTATAACGATATACAATTATACTGAGACAACCAAGTTAGTCACACACCATGAGCAATAATATTCACTGGAGCCAAGCCCCCTTCAGCTATCAAGTTCCTTGAGGCGCTGTAAAAAAATATAACAGAATAATTTGATGAACTGCTTGGTAATGAGCCTTCTATATCACGAGAGGGCAAGCGAGTATTAAAATTTCTCTGGTAATTCAATCTTTGTAAGTGCTTCAGTTTCGAATCTCCAGGTAAAAAAAATCACGATTTTGTAATCCCGAGAGAGAGATTGGATCCAGAGCAACTAGTGATCCAAATTTCACCTGACTCGCCCAAGGATGCTATTCAGAGGAAAATTATTCTCATCACACGAAGTTTAGTAAGACTAAATCTAGCTTCAAATGATTGTTGGGAAGAAATGAGCTATGTTCGTTACGAGTAGAGTCATCATAAAACGAATTTCTCACACTTATCCTGTATAACTTacttcagccgatcacatctgtgtcggctccaaacagatataactaattaggtgactaattatcttacccttaTTGATTGTAACCAAACGACAACAAGTCTAAAAAGTCCCATTATTATCGAGttcataaaattaaggaaatttcgaTAAAAAATTAATCTAAAGCACAATACCTGTAGACATTTTgtaacgaacggtcgtcaaaatctttagacCTTGTCGGCTTTAATGTATAACAGGTAACTGcatgtcaattagaaaattgacagttggtcacgtggtgtAGGGGGGGGGTCTCTCTCCACCAATCGGTTACTGAGCCATTCTTTAAACATCTGTTGCCACAGAAGCACGTTTGTGCTGTCGCTCCAACATTctgatataattgaatttttttagAATTCCTTTTGGTTTTTGTTAACTACTACTCCTTGGATTTGTCGCCTTCAAGTGGTTTTGGAATCATTTGATGGTGTTAGTGTACTATGAGCATGCCATCTGACTCTGAGACTCAACGCTCCTGCAGTAATTTTTCAACTAGGATAAGtagaaagtttgcctttgataCTCATTCTCTTTGTCAGGCCTATTGGGGTATTAAGTTTGACGTTAATGTTACTTGTAACAAGTGTAAGGGTTGGTCTAAAGAAGACCAAAAGTTATATGTCAAGCATATGGACTTTAGCCAAGAGACTTAGTATTCATGAGTCGAGTAAGACCACAAAATGTGGTCTACCGGAGGATGCGGTTAGATCTTCACCTTCCCAGAAGATTAGTTTAGTCGTAGGGGAGGGGTAAAACCTCCGAAGGACAATGTCCCAGAAGAAAGGTAAGATAGTTTTAGCTCCTCTGTAGATGTTGACCGGTCCGTTTCTCCTGCTACAACGGTTACCATCGATAGTTCTATGCTATAATAAGTTGTTTTGATAAAGTGCAAGCTATTTGGGAGGCAAAGTTCTCAAAGGTGAGTGATGACATTTTCTCTTTAGTGAATtgctttaatgctttaaatgttcctgtattgcctTCCAGCTCTGTACCTGCCCTTGGTACGCTAGTCGCTGAGGCGAGCGTACACCATGAGGTGATCCTCTTCCCAAAGCAGGGCAGGTCGCAGGTCCAGTTTGCCATTACCCTTGAtgggtgtatgagcaacttggacGAAGAAACCCCATCGCTACTTCGTTCTCCCCATCATCAGCGAGGGAACACCCCTACACCTTCACAAGCTCCTTTATCTTCAGATCCAGGGAGGTCAAGATTTCGTTCTCTTCATTGTCAACGAGGGAGCTCCCCTGCTCCTTCGCAGGACCATGAACCTTCAGACCAAGGAAAGTCTTCTCCTAGATCCAGTTGCAGCAAATCTTCTTCTATGAGCTCGTCtcgcagtaggaggcatacctctcaACAGTCCACCTCAAGTATGTCTCCCAGGGGTAAATCCACATCGAGACCCAGTCACAAAGAACTGTCTCATCACTCTTCAAGCAGCACACCCGGACTCTCATCACTCAGGTCCTCGAAGGACTCTAGTGTTTCCTCTGTCTGAAGGTCCAGAAGCcagtcttcaaggagaagcaacTGGAGTTGGTCCCATCATTCCGCCATGGTTGGTATCACAGTAAAAGAGTGCAAGAGACTAGAAGCCTCCGTTAGAAGAATACAGGAGGTTGGGAGCATGCTGGTCTGGCTGTGGTATGTATTGACAACTTATTTGAAGGAACCTTCTCCTCACAACGCACCAACCCCTCTACCTACAGATAGCCAGGTCTATTGGACGCTGTCTTGAGAACCAGATGAAGGGAATCCCAGATGTTTGTACATCACCTTTTTGAACCTGCAATTCTGGCGGATGTTCTCTCTCTGGGGTGCAACTGTCTTCCAAGATGTGGAAGGAAAATATGCTAAATGATTTGTTAAAGAAATCGCTTTCATATAAGACGTAACAGAAACAGTCTTACTCTCAGAGGGATTCGGGCAAACGCCCTATTCCTCAGTAAGGAGGGcgaggaaatgataatagatatgggaagaacTAGAAGTCCAAAGCTGCCACTTCAGCAAACTTCCAAGCCAGGAAGcaggacaagaagaaggactttACGTCCTCATAGAACCCTgtcccaaagggttttcagaaataggggccAGTTCCTTCACACGGACACGTACAAGTGGGTGGCTGCTTACAACATCATTGGCAGGCTTGGGAGGCTTTGAATTCGGACGCTTGGGTGATCATTGTACTAAGGGAAGGGTACAGGATACCTTTCAAGTCTCAACCACCCTTGACCAGTTATTCACCACCATCCATCAGTTACTCCGGCAGGTCCGTAAAGCAACAAGCGCTCAGGGAGTAGATGCTACAGCTCAAGTTCAAGGGGGCCATAGAGCCAGCTCCGCTAAACTCTTGGAGTTCTCACAGCCACAAGTTTGTGGTAGCGAAAGCCTCAGGGggttggagacccatcatcgatctctctatcctcaactccttcgtagagattacgatgttcaagatggagactccaaagacggttcttctagctataagggaagagAACTGGTTCTTTACCATCGACCTCCAAGCCTCAATTCATCAGGACTCTCGCCATCTTCTGCACTTCTGCTGGGGAGGGGAGACTTGGCAGTTCAAGTGTCTCTGCTTTGGACTGGCAatggctcctcaggtcttcaccaggatcatggccCCGGTTGCAGCCAAACTCCACCAGATAGGTATTTGGATGTGCTGCTATCTGGATGAGTGGCTCTTCCTATTTACTTCCCTTCAGGAAGCTCTTTGTGTGAAGGAATTGGTCCTGGATCTTTGAAGGACAATTGTAATAAAGATAAACCATAAGAAGCCTTCTCTCACACCATCTCAACAGACgacttatttgggaatgaagattgtGTCGCCTCTTTTAAGGGTCTTCCCAtctcaagagaggaaagacaacctCAGGAGAATTATAGAGGAGTTTTTGTTACATCCAGCCCCAAGAGTTTCTTTATGGATTAGCCTTCTAAGCCACCTTGCTTCTCTCAAGTTACTAGTTCCCAACGGAAGACAACGTATGAGGGATGTTCAATTCACGTTGATACAACATTTGGACTGGcaggacaacaccaaacaaattcaATGGACAGCAATCACTCaggaggatcttctttggtggtcccAGAAGATACACTTGAATGCTGGACTATCACTCAAAGTCCTCGAACCTACGCTTGTTCTGCATACGAATGCTTCCGACATAGGGTGGGGAGCTTTTTTAGAGCAGGTGAGCATTGCTGGGTTATGGACTCCTTCCCAGAGCTCCAGTTCCATAAGCTGGAGAGAACTCAAGGCAatcagggaggctcttctccacttcACTCCTCTGTTCATCCAAAGTAGTCGCGGTATATGCAGACAACTCCACCACGATCACCTATTTGAAGAAGGAAGGGGGAACAAAGTCCCAACCTCTCAACCTTCTTGCTCAGGAGATCTTACAGTGGGCAGAGGATCACGTTATTCTCAGACCCCAtttcattccagggaagaagaaCGCTATTGCGGACGCTCTCAGCAGGGGGGACCAGGTGATAGGTTCCAAATGGATCCTTTGCCTTGAGGTAGTAGAATGCCTTGTACACCTTTGGCCAGCAAACATAGACCTGTTAGCAACTGCTTTAAATTTCCATCTTCCGGCATATTTCAGCCCTCAGAAAGATCATCAATCTGCAGGGTTCGATGCTATGCTTAAAGACTGGAGGAACCTACAgacttacgcctttccaccattaTGGATGATAGACTAGGtcttacacaaatttcagtcatcGCAAATGTGCATAATGACCCTGGTAGCCACGTTCTGGCCTCAGAAGGAATGGTTTGCAAGACTCCTGGAACTTTCAATAGAAattccaaggaggttgcctgtcaggtaCAACCTGTTACGCCAACGACACTTTCACAGGTTCCACCTTTGGCAGTGTTCGTTACATCTAACCACCTGGAGACTGTCAAGCGTATCACTAGAGCGAGGGGAGTGGCTGAACAACCCACCAAGGCACGAAGACACTACCAATTTAAACTACCAGCGTAAGTGGGTAGTTTATAGAGGTTGGTGTAAGAGGAACCACCACACTTAGTCTAGAACTACAGATCTGAAGATTGCGGATTTCCTCCTTTATCTACGGAAGGAAAGAAAGCTTTCAGTGTCAGCTGTTAAAGCTTATAAGTCGGCACTAGCCTCTGTGTTTTGGCTGTCTTTTGGTGAGGTTTATGAGGACCCTATTCTCTCTGTCCTGATCAGATCATTTGAGATTGAGATTCCCAAGTTTTCCATTAGTCCTCCCAAATAGAACTTGAATATAGTTCTCAAGCTTCTAGCAGGAGCTCCGTTTGAACCTCTTGGGTTAGCATCTCTGCAAGAGTTGATTACCAAGACTcttttcttggttactttagctacagcaaagagactgggagagatacaAGCCATTTCTGTTTCTGTAGGCACAAGAGGAAAGGACATGGTCCTTACGTACCTTTCAGAATTCAGAGCCAAGGCGGAATCAGAGTCCAACCCTCTTCCAAGAGAGTTTCTTCTTACTTCTTTAAGTGAAACAGTTGGGCATCTGGAGGAGGAGAGATTTAACTGCCAGTGAGAACCTTGCCTTATTATCTAGCCAGAACCAAGGCTCTCCCTTACAGACCCCGGGCTCTCTTCGTCTCCCCTAAACTACAGTTGAAGGCCATGACAGAAAATGctatttctttctttatcaggagactcATAGCTAAGGCCTCTCCCCAATCTTCATCGGACAGTGCgtccaagaagggaagaggtaccAACAGTCTAAGGGGTTATTCCGCATCCCTTTCTTTTTGGAAAAACTCTTCATTGAAGTCAGTCCGGAACGCTGCTTTATGGAGAgggaatacagtttttgcttcccACTATCTGAAGGACGTGGAGTTGGTGTATGATAACATACGATCTCTCGGTCCAATTATCGCAGCTGAAGAAATTGTTGGTAAACATCTACTTGGCATTCCACCctaaatacttagtgtatgtaaggaagaatgAAAGGTATGAATGGGATTGGATATGAATAAAGGCTCACTCCGTGCGAATGAAAACCTCCCGTAGGCAGGTTGTATAAACGCATGAGAGGAAGTAAGGTAGTGACGGCCCATTGGCGGCCTACACCTACCTTACTTCACAGACATATGACTAGACTAACAGACTTAACCGACGTATGCAAGTTGTTGATACAGGGTTAAGAACTTAGTTTAGAATATGGTAGTTAGTCGACTAGGCATTaagactgacccagccatgactAAACTTGACTGATGGTAATCCAGTTCACTGCAACACTTGGAAAGGTCTAATGTCAGTCAAAGTAACTACTCTGAGGTCCTCTcaggtctgtttgtattctttaaagattacttaattatatcagcTGTTAATATTTGTACTTATGCCCTCCATCCAGGGTAAATGCTggtaatcggctgaattaagtaatacaggttaagtgtgagaccaaggaattcttaaatttaaatttaattttcgaacacttacctgtataacttcaTGGAAGACCCTTCCTAGCTCCCCACATTATACTTAAGCAGGTttacgacaacatattcttaaagaatggctcaGTAACCTGTTGGTGGGGGGAGGGAAAGAGGACCACGTggccaactgtcaattttctaattgactaGCAGTTACCTGTTGAACATTTAAAGCCTACAAGGtgtaaagattttgacgaccgttcgtatCAAAAAGTCtacaggtattgtgctttagtttcatttttttatcGAGAAAAAAGAGACTTTTTGGACCTGTTGTCgtttggtcacaatcaatgagggtaagataattagtcacctaattagttgtatctgtttggagccgacatagatgtgatcggctgaattaagttaaacaggtaagtgttcgaaaattatattttaaatttaaatattcatagaGACAGAAGGAGACAAACTAAAGATTTTATTACTTGACAGAAGCAAAGACAGAGAACAGATCCCTGTAAGACGCCACTGGAAAGTAAAGTATTTTGGTAAGAAAGTTAAAATGAGTCTACAAAGAGGAATGAATTCTTAATCAGGGAGATGAACTGACAAGGTCTTATACCAGGCCCTGTCAAAGACCTCGAAGGTATCCAGACTAATTGCATAAATCCCCCACGTGTGTTGAGGAAGGACGACCCGACACTTGTGTGAAGGAGGATAATTGTTCTCCTCAAGCTTTAGTTTTCTTCCTAGAATTCTGCTGGATAAAACCATGAGATTTGTTACAAAGAATTTCATCATCCTATATTAATCATCTTCAACACCATCACTCTATTGAAATAAACGACTTAAATCTCTCTTACGGGAGATCAGAGAGAAGATTGTCAGATTATAGAGAAACGAACATTGAATAGTTTTTAAGAGTATTGATAATAGAATGAAGAGTAATTGTAAGATAAATGATTTCAGGTAGTCTCTCTTCTTAACTACAGATATGAAAGATAAAAACCAGCGATTAAATAAAGCTCATCTGGAGACTCTGCAAAACGAAGGTGGGAAGCTGTCAAGCCACATTCTCAGATTTTTAAGAAACTTAAAGACTTTTATTATTCAAAGGATAGGCGTTGTGAGATGAGCCTAAAACAGTGACATGATCAGCAGAGTCATCTTCAAAAAATAGTGTACTTCAAGAAAGTCACATTTCTTATCTGAAATATTAAGTCAAAGGATTCCTCTTCCATTAACAGTAATTTAACTACTAATTTAtattgtgaatgtgtgtgtatgcgtctaagagagagagagagagagagagagagagagagagagagagagagagagagagagagagagagagagagagagagagagagaatgatcttcCAAAAGCAAACGCATTCTAagaattaaataaacatatataatctTGAACTCTAATCTGAAGAATCCCATCATCTAACACTCtcaagatagaaaaataaaaaaggcaaagtCGATTCTGACGGGTTGtgttagccgatgtggtaacgtccttgactggtgaacgccagactggggttcgagtcgctgcAACCCTATCTTCCTTGTTaggtaaggatgggtgtttgggggaacctagaggtctatcttccgagtcatcagcagccattgcctggccctccctggttctagcttgtgtggagagggggctaggacgctgattatatgcataaatgggaagtctctagggcattgtcttgatagggcaatgtcactgtcccttacctctgccattcatgagcggtctttaaacgttTAAGCCTTCGCCAAGACTCCGTTCTTCTCAGCATCAAAATCTTCTCTTCCTCTGTGTTAGTGAGAGAGGAAGATGTATGATGATAAGGCTCAGTCATGAAGTTTTTTCCCTAGCATCAAAGTAATCAAGGACTCGCAAGAGAAATAATTGTCACAGTTTGGAGGCAGCTGGGAAAAATGAATCGCCTGACACATAAAGAACAGAGAGAGACAATGAGGTTTTCCGAGAATCTTAAAATGGATTAAACTATATTTCTTATTATGATTCCctaccaagatttttttttcttttttctttttttgatagtgGGACTCCGACTCAAACTAGTTTCGTGTTTAAATGGAAAGGGTGAAGACAACATGATATACTTGCTTCTCAGTTGTCAGCGTTATCCAGTGATATACTTCAAGAAGCAGACAGCAATGTCTGTCTTTTGGGCCAGAAAACTTTCGTGCTTCTTGCTTCTTTGCGAAGTTTAATGGAAAGACACGAATAGAAGTTTGAACAGTATTGATGTATATTCTGGGCAAGGAGAAAtgcaaatacacttatatatatatatatatatatatatatatatatatatatatatatatatatatatatgtatatacagtatatatatatatatatatatatatatatatatatatatatatatatatatatatatatatacatacatacatatatatatatatatatatatatatatatatatatatatatatatatatatacagtatatatatatatatatatatatatatatatatatatatatatatatatatatatatatatatatacagtatatatatatatatatatatatatatatatatataccgtatatatatatatatatatatatatatatatatatatatatatatatatatatatatatatatatggttatatatatatatatatatatatatatatatatatatatatatatatatatatatatacagtatatatatatatatatatatatatatatatatatatatatatatatatatatatatatatatatatatatatatatatacagtatatatatatatatatatatatatatatatatatatatatatatttacggtttatatatatatatatatatatttatatatatatatatatatatatatatatatatatatatatatatatatatatatatatatatatatatatacacagtatatatatatatatatatatatatatatatatatatatatatatatatatattatatatatatatatatatatatatatatgtatatatatatatatatatatatatatatatatatatatatatatatatatacggtatatatatatatatatatatatatatatatatatatatatatatatatatatatatatatacggtttatatatataaatatatatatatatatatgtatatatatatatatatatattgtatatttatatatatacatatatatatatatatatatatatatatatatatatatatatatatatatatatatataaatatatatatatatatatatatatatataaatatatatatatatatatatatatatatatatatatattatatatatatatatatatatatattatatatttatatatatatatcatatatatatatatatatatatatatatatatatatatatatatatatatatatatatgatatatatgggtatatatatgtgtatatatatactatatatataatatatatggatgtagatatatgtatatgttaatatttgtatatattcatatttgtatatatatatacatatgcatgtatatatatatttatatatatatatatatatatatatatatatatgtatatatatatatatatatatatatatatatatatatatatatatatatatatatatctatatatatatatatatatatatatatatatatatatatatatatatatatatatatatatatataagtaaataaataaaatgtgtgtatgtgtttttgtgtatagaCAAAAATGCAAATAACATGTTGAAGAAAATAAAGTTGAAGACAGCATTATGCATAGATAGTGAAGGTATGAAAAACGGAGCTGGTGAGTTTTGAGCTCCTTTGGGTAGCAAAAGTCCATTAAAAAGTATATTTAAAGTTCTTTATTAGAAAAGTTCCCTGACAAAGAAACTTGGAAAAACTTGGCACAAAATGTAGTTTATATCTAATCCtacattttcacatttttatgCTGATTTGATGTTGACATTTTATTCCtctaggggattttttttttattatttattttttctttgaaactttagtcaaattatatttttgaagttgttgatgatatttttttactGTAAAATGTGAGTAAGAccatttttgtgatttttttttttgtttactttaaatgttagtaaaactATTTTGTTTCTGAAATTGTTGATTTTTTACAGTAAAACGTTAGTAAAACTATTTCTCTGAACTTATTGACGTGTTCTTCTTACTGTAAAACGTTAGTAAAACAATTTTTCTGAACTTattgatgttttttctttattgctgTAAAACTTTAGCAAAACTATTTTTCTGAACTTGTTGATGGGTTTTTACTGTAAAACGttagtaaaactatttttttctgtacttataGATGGTGAAATATTCTGTTCTTAGTTTTATCCAGAAGTAACTAAAATCACAGCTTGAGTTACCTCTCTTGCTGAACTCCTGAACCTGTCAACTTTCTTTAAATGCAAAATAAATTATTCTGTATTTttctttagaattgaagtcaaTAGTTTCAATTTGATCGAACTCctttataatattaattaattctTTTTCGCAAATATGCATTTATCAACTCGGCTTCCTCTGAATTTCTTTTGGATTTTACCTTGGATTTTTAATTATCATCTCGGCTTGCTGGTATCCAAACTCTTGATGCTGTATTTTCCTCTGTAATTTTTTCCACCAATTGAAGGTTTTCAAAATTCAGAGTAATATCAATGCATTTTCTTATGATGTCAGgagaataattatttctttttatatttccaaaATGCAAACACTTAATTTCTTAGAATTGTTGTTGATTGTTTCATTCTGAAAATATgaagtaaaactaaaaaaataaattaatagttCATAGTGATTACCTCAACTTTTAATATAGATAATTGGTTTAATTTATGTAACATAATTTAGGAGTTTCTAACCTGCGAAAATATCTTCATAACTATTGTCGAATTATCATCCTTCTTTGAGACTAcattaatatttgatatatataccttTTCATACCCTCACTTTTCAATTATGGAATTCGTTTAACTGTTTAAGAATATCGCCCCGAAACAATGGGATGATATTCAATGACACAATACCTGAATATTTAAACGATTGAATCATGATATTCTGCAGTCATATTCACCATCACTTTCAAATTGCGAGAATATTCAATGACACATTACCAGAATATTCAAACGATTGTATCTTGATATTCTGCAGTCATATTCACCATCACTTTCAAATTGCGAGAATATTCAATGACACATTACCAGAATATTCAAACGATTGTATCTTGATATTCTGCAGTCATATTCACCATCACTTTCAAATTGCGAGAATATTCAATGACACATTACCTGAATATTCAAACGATTGCATCATGATATTCTGCAGTCATATTCACTATCACTCACAAACTGT
This genomic stretch from Palaemon carinicauda isolate YSFRI2023 chromosome 12, ASM3689809v2, whole genome shotgun sequence harbors:
- the LOC137650742 gene encoding mucin-1-like, whose product is MLLVTSVRVGLKKTKSYMSSIWTLAKRLSIHESSKTTKCGLPEDAVRSSPSQKISLVVGEGSVPALGTLVAEASVHHEVILFPKQGRSQVQFAITLDGCMSNLDEETPSLLRSPHHQRGNTPTPSQAPLSSDPGRSRFRSLHCQRGSSPAPSQDHEPSDQGKSSPRSSCSKSSSMSSSRSRRHTSQQSTSSMSPRGKSTSRPSHKELSHHSSSSTPGLSSLRSSKDSSVSSV